AAGAACGTCTTCTACGCGCAGGGGATGGTGTCGATCCTCATCGAGCTCGTCGGCGGCACCGTCTTCCTCATCGTCATCCTCAGAAAGGGCAGACTGTGATCGCTCTCGACGGCGTTCGCCGGGACTACAGCAGCGAGGTCGCGATCGGCCCCGTCGACCTCGAGATACCCGCCGGCGGCATCACCGCCCTCATCGGTCCGAACGGGGCGGGCAAGTCGACCCTGCTCACGATGATCGGTCGTCTCAGTGGAATGGACGCCGGTGCGATCGAGATCGCGGGACTCGACGTGGCCTCCACCAAGTCGAAGGACCTGGCGAAGGTCGTGTCCATCCTGCGTCAGGAGAACCACTTCGTGACCCGGCTCACCGTGCGCCAGCTCGTCGGCTTCGGGCGCTTCCCGCACTCGAAGGGGCGGCTGAATCGCGGCGACGAGGAGATCATCAGTCGGGCCATCGACTTCCTCGACCTCGGCGCCTTGGAGGGCCGCTATCTGGACGAGCTCTCCGGCGGGCAGCGCCAGCGCGCGTACGTCGCGATGGTCCTGGCGCAGGACACCGAGTTCGTCCTTCTGGACGAGCCGCTGAACAACCTCGACATGCGACACGCCGTGCAGATGATGAAGCATCTTCGGCGGGCGGCGGAGGAGCTGGGGCGCACGATCGTCATCGTCCTGCACGACATCAACTTCGCCGGGCACTACGCCGACCACATCTGCGCCATGAAGGACGGTGCTGTGGTGGAGTTCGGGTCCCCCGCCGCGATCATGACGGACGAGGTGCTCACCCGCGTGTTCGACACTCCTGTGCGCGTCGTCGACGGTCCGTCCGGGCCGCTTGCCGTCTACTACTGAGCGGGCCCCTCAGAGCTCGATGCCGTGGTCTTCGTCGTTGACGCCGGCGTTGTTGCCCCGGCGCGACTCGTAGCCGAGGAACCAGCCGAGCCACACGATCGCCGCGAGCAGCACACCGAGCCAGACGTTCTGGAAGATCAGCCCGATCACGACGCCGACGATCAGCAGGCCGACGGTGACGAGGATGCGCAGCAGAGAACGTGACATGGCCTCAGCTTAGGTGGCGTCCTCAGTGCCCACGATGATCTTCGGGTGCGAGGCGGGGACCCCTTCGTGGCTCCTGCACACCGCTGGCGTGGATGAGGCGCACGACTCGTTGCCGCTGTCCGGCCCAGGGGGCGAGGAGCTCGACCATGCCGTCGTCGTCGGTGCGCTTTCCCGTCAGCGCGTAACCGACCTGGTGGGCGAGGTGATAGTCGCCGACGCTGACCGCATCCGGATCTCCGAGTGCGCGGATGCGGGTCTCCGCCGAGGTCCACACCCCCACGCCGGGAAGGCTCGTGAGCACGCGGTCGCGGTCGGCCCCTGTGACGGCGGCTCCCACAGCGCGGGCGATGCGGTCGCCGCGCTCGGCCGCGCGCACGATGGTGCGCGACTGGGGCGGTTCGACCCCGGCACGGTGCCAGGCCCAGGAGGGGATGCGGAACCACTGCTCGGGCGAGGGAGCGGCGAACATCGGTCGCGGAGTCGGCCCCGGCGCCCGAGTGCCGAAGCGGGATACCAGCCAGCGCCACGCGCCGAAGGCCTGCATGCCGGTCACCTTCTGCTCGAGGATCGCGCACGCGAGCGCGTCGAACACCTCGTCGGTGCGGGTCAGACGCAGGCCCGGGTGTCGTCGCGCGGACTCGGCGATGAGCGGGTGCAGCGCGGGATCGAAGTCTCCGGAATCGTCGTGGGCACCGCAGAGCGCGGGCACGCTGTCGAGAGCGTGCTCGGCACCGGGACCCCAGGCCGAGGCTCGGACCTCGTCGCCTGACATGCGGACGGCGAGTGTCGTGGGGCCGTGCGGGGTGCGCATGGCACGCCAGATCACCGTCCCGTCGATGATGGTCGTCGGATCGTTGCTGCCGCGGCGGAGCATGCCGACCGTGCGACGCAGGTCCAGGGGGTGCGGTGGTCGGTAGACGGTCTCTCGGGGAGCATCCGCGGAGGCGGCGTCGGCCGCGGCGGGATGCGCGATGAGGGTCATGCGCCCACCCTACGCGCCGGTTCTGACACCGACTCCCGGCGGCTCAGAAGCGGTCGGGCGAGGGGGTGCCGTGGCCGTAGCGGATGACGACGTCGGCGTGCCGGTCGAAGCGGTATCCGATTCCGCGCACGGTGCGGACGATGTCCTCGTAGCGACCGAGCTTCGCGCGGAGGCGACGCACGTGGACGTCGATGGTGCGCTCGCCGGGAGTCTCGTCGTCCTGTGCCTGCCAGAGAGCGGAGACCAGCTCGCTGCGCTCGATGGTGCGGCCCTCGCGGAGCACGAGGTACTGCAGCAGCTCGAACTCCTTGTACGTGAACGCGGCGGACTCGCCGTCGATCAGCACGCGCTTGCGGGAGATGTCGACGGTCACGCCGCTCTCCTCGTCGGTGGTGTCCTCCTCGGCGGCGGCCTTGGTGCGGGCGATGGCGCCCGGCTCCTGCAGCGCGAGCCGGACCACATCGAGGTCACGGCCGCCCGAGCCGTGCGGTGCGAGCGCGACGGTGGCGTGGGTCTCCGCTCCGGGCGCGAGCTCGGCGAGGGTGCGGCGCAGTGCGTCGACGAGGAGGGGGAGACTGACACCGGCCTCTGCGGCCTTGATCTCGTCCAGCCCGACGTAGAGGGCGAAGCCACGGGGCGAGCGCACGGCGGGAAGGTCGGCTCCTGCTGCGGGGAGCGGTGCGGCGGGCTCCTGCTGGGTGCGGGTCGCGGCGGTGGTGGCGGGACGCTCGAGAAGTGCGGTGTTCGACATGATGATGAAGTCCTCAGGACGTGAGCCCGAATCGAACGGGGCTCTGATGCGTTGCATGAATGACCGGCGGAGCCGGGAAGCGAGCGAGGGTGGATGCTCGGAGACACTGACCTCGCAGATGGCGAGGAGTTCAGGTCAGGCGGGGTGGCTGTTCGTTCAGCGACACATTCGGCAACACATACCGACGCGACCGGGCATCATCATCCCGGCAGTCCTGTTCGCCTCCTGGGCGGACAAAGGGCTTGCGTTGGTGGTCATGGGGGGATTATGTCTGATCGTGACGCCCCATGTCAAAACGCCCGGGCGCTCGGAGCGGGCGTAACGTGGTTCGAATGACGATCTCGCACACTGTCGACGGCTTCATCCTGACCGACGAGAAGGACGCCTCGCGGTACACGCTCATGCGCGACGGCAAGCTCGTGAGCGTGCTCGACTACCGTGACGATGGCCGGACGATCGCGCTCACCAGGGCGTTCACCGTCCCGACTTTCCGCGGCAACGGCTATGCGGGGAAGGGCGTCGAGGGAGCTGTGGCCGACATCGAGGAGCGAGGTGATCGCAAGGTCGACGCCGTCTGCTGGTACGTCGCCGACTGGTTCTCCGCCCACCCGGAGCGTGCCGGTCTCCTGCGCACCCGCTGACTCTCCGGTCGTATGACGAACTGTTACGGTCGCTCCCTGCGAGGATGACGTCATGAAACTCGCCGAAGCCCTCACCGCACGCGCCGACCTGCAGCGCCGCATCGAGCAGCTGCGGGCGCGCATCGTCGCGAACGCCCGCTACCAGGAAGGTGAGGAGCCGGCGGAGGATGCCGCCGCCCTGATCGTGGAGGCGGATGCCGCGCTCACGCAGCTTCGCGACCTCATCCGGCGCATCAACGCCACCAACGCGCGTCTCGATCTGGGGGCCGACGGCACCATGACCGACGCGCTCGCCGCGCGCGACGTGCTGCGTCTGCGGCACTCCGTGCTGACCGATGCCGCGGCCGCGGCATCCGGGTCCAACGACCAGTTCCTGCGCCAGATGCGATCGGAGCTGCGCCAGGTCGCGGCGCTCCCCGTGGCGCAGCTGCGCTCGCAGGCCGACGCCGTGGCCCAGGAGCTGCGCGAGCTCGACAACCGGATCCAGCAGGCGAACTGGTCGAACGATCTGGAGGAGGAGAGCGGAAGTCGGTAGTCACGAAGAAGCGGGCACAACCCCCAGCCGGCGGGGCAAGCCGGCACCTGTCGGGCGGAGGGCAGCCCCGATATCGCATCGCGCAGCCCCGCACTCCGCACAGGTGAAGGTGCACAGCGCATCTCGCATCACCGCGTGCCGATCATCGTGACGAGGGTGGGTCAGGGGACCTTCCGCTTCTTCTTCCACCGGGGCGTCCGGGTGTGCTGCGGCACGCCTCGGACAGAATGTCGGAGGGGCTTCGTACCGTGTGAGTATGCGCATCCTGCACACCTCCGACTGGCACATCGGCCGGACGTTCCATGGCAACTCGACCATGGACGCTCTCGCCGAGGTTCTCGGAGCGCTCAC
This DNA window, taken from Microbacterium maritypicum, encodes the following:
- a CDS encoding iron ABC transporter ATP-binding protein; translated protein: MIALDGVRRDYSSEVAIGPVDLEIPAGGITALIGPNGAGKSTLLTMIGRLSGMDAGAIEIAGLDVASTKSKDLAKVVSILRQENHFVTRLTVRQLVGFGRFPHSKGRLNRGDEEIISRAIDFLDLGALEGRYLDELSGGQRQRAYVAMVLAQDTEFVLLDEPLNNLDMRHAVQMMKHLRRAAEELGRTIVIVLHDINFAGHYADHICAMKDGAVVEFGSPAAIMTDEVLTRVFDTPVRVVDGPSGPLAVYY
- a CDS encoding DNA-3-methyladenine glycosylase family protein, with protein sequence MTLIAHPAAADAASADAPRETVYRPPHPLDLRRTVGMLRRGSNDPTTIIDGTVIWRAMRTPHGPTTLAVRMSGDEVRASAWGPGAEHALDSVPALCGAHDDSGDFDPALHPLIAESARRHPGLRLTRTDEVFDALACAILEQKVTGMQAFGAWRWLVSRFGTRAPGPTPRPMFAAPSPEQWFRIPSWAWHRAGVEPPQSRTIVRAAERGDRIARAVGAAVTGADRDRVLTSLPGVGVWTSAETRIRALGDPDAVSVGDYHLAHQVGYALTGKRTDDDGMVELLAPWAGQRQRVVRLIHASGVQEPRRGPRLAPEDHRGH
- a CDS encoding winged helix-turn-helix domain-containing protein, which codes for MSNTALLERPATTAATRTQQEPAAPLPAAGADLPAVRSPRGFALYVGLDEIKAAEAGVSLPLLVDALRRTLAELAPGAETHATVALAPHGSGGRDLDVVRLALQEPGAIARTKAAAEEDTTDEESGVTVDISRKRVLIDGESAAFTYKEFELLQYLVLREGRTIERSELVSALWQAQDDETPGERTIDVHVRRLRAKLGRYEDIVRTVRGIGYRFDRHADVVIRYGHGTPSPDRF
- a CDS encoding GNAT family N-acetyltransferase codes for the protein MTISHTVDGFILTDEKDASRYTLMRDGKLVSVLDYRDDGRTIALTRAFTVPTFRGNGYAGKGVEGAVADIEERGDRKVDAVCWYVADWFSAHPERAGLLRTR
- a CDS encoding DIP1984 family protein, with protein sequence MKLAEALTARADLQRRIEQLRARIVANARYQEGEEPAEDAAALIVEADAALTQLRDLIRRINATNARLDLGADGTMTDALAARDVLRLRHSVLTDAAAAASGSNDQFLRQMRSELRQVAALPVAQLRSQADAVAQELRELDNRIQQANWSNDLEEESGSR